TTACCGTTCTACAGGAGGTATGGTGCAAATAGGATACACCAATGTTAGTTGGGCCGATCAGTTCTTAATAGGAGTTACGGCTTCTGATGAATATAATGAAGTACAACATGGTACTTTCGTAACTAAACTTCCTTATAAAGGACGCTTTTTAGAATCTGACGCCATATTAGGAAATCTAACGTATCAAAAGAGAGATATTTTCGTTAAAGGGCTTGATCTTAATATCACCGGTGTATATGGTAAGCGTAATCGCATCATAAATGACACCGTTCCCGAAGCTTATAGTTGGACGGGAGAAAGAAGAGTTGGTTTTGATGGTGAGTACCTTGATTACATATGGGATTCCCAAAATGAAAATGGACCAACACTGGCCAAAATAGTCAGAAATGTATCTTCTGTTCGTTCAGGTCTATCATACGCCATTAATGACAACCATAAAGTCTTGCTGAACCATGTATATAGCGGTGTTGACCGAGAAGATAGTGATGCAATGATATCGCTACTAGAAAACACTTTTCAACAAACAAGTGATTTATATAAGCATATTACTTCTTTAAGTTATGAGGTTAATGCCTTTGATGAAAAACTAAACTTAAATGCTTTTGGAAAATACTATCAACAAAAAGTTAAGAATACCCAACCTGAATTTAATGAAGACAATACCGAAGTCGTAGATGAAGTTTATGATAGTAACGTAGATTATACCGGGTATGGCTTTGCTGCTTCGTACATCATTATTCCTACCGTTACCATATTAACATCTGCCGAAAAAGCTATTCGCTTACCAAGTGAAAACGAAGTTTTTGGAGATGCGGGAGACAATTTGCTCCCTAACTTAACCATTAAACCAGAAACAAGCAACAATTTAAATTTAGGTTTTAGACTTGGGAAGTTCAATATAAACAAGCATGGCCTTACACTCGCTGCCAACTTTTTTTCCCGAAATATTGAAAACAGAATTGGGTTGCCTACCAATGCCGATGCACTAAGAGACAGTGATGAGTTTGTTCAGTATACCAATTTAGAAAATACAGCCGAATCTAAAGGTATTGAAGCAGAATTCAATTATACCTACAATAACAACCTTGGGTTTAATTTCAATATAACCCATATGAGTTTGACCACGGTAAATTCAGGTATTAAAACCGACGTTCCTAACGTACCCCTATCTACCATGAACGCTGGTCTGCGGTATACCATTAAAGATTTAATCCAATCAAAATCAGTAATCAATCTTTTTTATAACGCTTACTACACAGATGAATTTGCATTCAAGTTTGCTGCAGGAACCAATACTACAGGAGAGGATGAATTTTTAATTCCACAACAGTTTGCTCACGACTTTGGCCTAAGCTATACTTTCCCAAAAAAGGATTTTGTATTGAGTCTTGATGTTAAAAATATTTTTGATCAAGACATCTATGACAATTTATCGGTTCAAAAACCAGGAAGAGGCTTTTATTTTAAACTCAATTATACAATCAA
This genomic interval from Zobellia roscoffensis contains the following:
- a CDS encoding TonB-dependent receptor, producing MKNLFTAFFFLAILSIHGQETLGVISGVVSDASGKPLPFTSVLLEGLKLGVLTDDNGAYSLDKVPFGTHKIVASFIGYGTRSKTVEVNKNTNNIKLSFTLEENVENLNEVTVNGKSKETELETQGFAVNAINTQEASLRSIQTNDLLNTTVGVKIRQNGGLGSNVQYSLNGLSGRSVSIFIDGIPISIYGSSFSLNSIPPSMIKNIEVYKGVVPGHLSSDAIGGAINIVLHKGAKNNLNASVSYGSFNTLQTNLNGAYRFDKSGFTVKASAFHNYSDNDYKISGRTIVDIAPNGVETPIVARRFHDAYRSTGGMVQIGYTNVSWADQFLIGVTASDEYNEVQHGTFVTKLPYKGRFLESDAILGNLTYQKRDIFVKGLDLNITGVYGKRNRIINDTVPEAYSWTGERRVGFDGEYLDYIWDSQNENGPTLAKIVRNVSSVRSGLSYAINDNHKVLLNHVYSGVDREDSDAMISLLENTFQQTSDLYKHITSLSYEVNAFDEKLNLNAFGKYYQQKVKNTQPEFNEDNTEVVDEVYDSNVDYTGYGFAASYIIIPTVTILTSAEKAIRLPSENEVFGDAGDNLLPNLTIKPETSNNLNLGFRLGKFNINKHGLTLAANFFSRNIENRIGLPTNADALRDSDEFVQYTNLENTAESKGIEAEFNYTYNNNLGFNFNITHMSLTTVNSGIKTDVPNVPLSTMNAGLRYTIKDLIQSKSVINLFYNAYYTDEFAFKFAAGTNTTGEDEFLIPQQFAHDFGLSYTFPKKDFVLSLDVKNIFDQDIYDNLSVQKPGRGFYFKLNYTINNF